AACCAGCCAAGCTAAACATTAAAGTAATCGCTAGAATAAAAATTCCTTTTGTGTTCTTCATAAATTATTATATCCTTCTTATTGTTCCGTATATTCCGTATAACAATAGCGTCCCGGTCCTTCTCCCCAGCAGACGATCTTCTTCGTCACTTTTGGGGGCTTTGGTAGCGCGGATTCTATGCCATCCAATAAACTTGCCGCGCTCTTCTTATCCTTATCATAAGAAAAACGTTCAACAATCACATATGCATTTTCAGGATCCTCGATTCGATTCCGAAGTGAAGTAAGAGCTTTGATTTTGTCCGTTGAAAAGCTAAACAAATCCATCAATTCCGCCACTTGTTCGGCGGTGAATGTCGCTCTAGAGGCTTCCGATTTCAAAACCGACAATTTGCCATCACTAAAACCTTCTTTATCGATTCGGCCTTTGATATTGGCGAATGTACCATGGTTCACAGCAGCTACCGAAAAATTAACTATCAGAACGATAGCAATCGTTACTACTTTCTTTAAAATATTCATTTTTAGTTTCCTTTGTGTCTTAGTCAAATTTGATCCGAATTTACCTAGGAACTTTAAACTATTCCTTATTCGACTTTCACTTCTCCGTTCTGAATTACAATCTTATCGCTCCCCGCAGCTTGAAAACTGCCAAGACCGGAAATACGAACCGTACATTCTCCGCAGATACTGCTCAGTTTCTTCCCCGGATTTAAAACCTCATCGTGTTTTGTACCCGCATCATCATACTGAATTCGATACGAACTCTTGTCCTTATTTACTATATCCACCGCAAA
The nucleotide sequence above comes from Leptospira weilii. Encoded proteins:
- a CDS encoding DUF4476 domain-containing protein produces the protein MNILKKVVTIAIVLIVNFSVAAVNHGTFANIKGRIDKEGFSDGKLSVLKSEASRATFTAEQVAELMDLFSFSTDKIKALTSLRNRIEDPENAYVIVERFSYDKDKKSAASLLDGIESALPKPPKVTKKIVCWGEGPGRYCYTEYTEQ